In the genome of Megalops cyprinoides isolate fMegCyp1 chromosome 7, fMegCyp1.pri, whole genome shotgun sequence, one region contains:
- the LOC118781211 gene encoding period circadian protein homolog 3-like isoform X2, translating into MLGSSSFLEGAEEEEEEGEEATAESRGRRGRSEHSWDKEGKRMSRSRSRSGRGCQEGDAGPGEAGMLQECEKGAAERGRNDVDMNEGHDSGGGYDRTDSSTNHSSKSSACLTSGKRSVSQGGGFTCSHHNGHTGPITHDTENDGSEQQEQGRKETHREMMQAMQEMKKRLPSEKRGHNKARTVEALNYALSCVKQVQANSEYHRLLMRSGMEAREDATVCSLEELESVTSEHTLKNTGMFVVVFSLTSGRIVYVSEQAPSILSCRRSFLDSVRFVELLHHQDANVFYCHTAQPHLPPWSMGSNRAVLYECTLVKSFFCRIRGGKDREGLMRYNPFRITPYLLKVQGVDGEQGQPCCLALAERIHSGYEAPRIPLDKRIFTTTHSPGCIFMEVDDRAVPLLGYLPQDLIGTSVLSYLHPEDRTLMLALHRKILKYAGQPPFEHSPIRFRCQNGDYVTLDTSWSSFVNPWSRKVAFVIGRHKVRTGPLNEEVFAIQDKAEDLADHDEIKELQAQIYRLFLQPVHNNGSSGYGSMGSNGSHEPNISMASSSESNGNAWEDTHREPVTLQQICADINKVKSWGQQVYLDSRRKLHPMGRIISEGPGAPPPPTSQPMESRVSHAPSHKDSRKQPHIPSYQQINCVDSIMRYLESYKVPPLKRKSESLSIATSSSSSEEDKMPNPAVSSSLRPEEVTMLDAPAGDASAVMAASTAGAVVGAPLTDLSLSTKALSVMSVTSQCSYSSTIVHVPQPESEVTALEDAPMGSEPADPTPPPPRAQASSAVASEELRLVGLTKEVLAAHTQKEEQDYVDRFQHRILQSPYSCYLQQDDSSHAHSQHRGNYAVRPEGGGVTRRGRNRGPKAKRHRMNQSSDSYVSPPERPNVAPVPPLCQTWPRPESTQPRPLLYPFQPPGFTAAGPQWRGSVPSAPMTSLHPGVPPSSMPCGLPLDPGMHGVQTGQVPGAPPPQGAGSYMTPIMAVILPNVPTYPGFPMYSQGVTPLAPAPPLLPQPFNPSSFGPTSFPMTQPLQSAPQAPPSPPPPSSPRPPSVDEDSPQPTHLFSSSRSSSPLQLNLLQEELPKPADSQGGAGREEGLLEPRTKGEGAPNDPNHDTQSTSSELLDLLLQEDARSGTGSNASGSGSGESGGSLGSGSNGSGSNGTSTSHTGSSNSSKYFASNDSSHTSQQVGGEQGDQVAQAAQDRANFEQCVENSLWSLIQNTPEPVMMTYQISPRDQAEVLKEDREKLMLLEPLQPVFTEEQKKELAEVHPWIQQHSLPQEIDTQGCVSCNQAANSPHALRPDASCPLDCPPLDPSPDT; encoded by the exons ATGCTGGGCAGCAGCAGCTTTTTAGAgggagctgaggaagaggaggaggaaggggaggaagcGACAGCGGAGTCACGGGGAAGAAGAGGACGCTCTGAACATTCATGGGACAAGGAGGGCAAGAGGATGTCCAGGTCCAGGTCCAGGTCAGGTCGCGGGTGTCAAGAGGGCGATGCTGGGCCAGGGGAAGCAGGCATGCTGCAGGAATGTGAGAAGGGGGCTGCAGAACGTGGCCGGAACGATGTGGACATGAACGAAGGCCACGACTCCGGGGGTGGATACGACCGGACGGATTCCTCCACCAATCATAGCTCCAAGAGTTCAGCATGCCTGACCAGTGGCAAGAG GTCTGTGTCCCAGGGAGGGGGGTTCACCTGTAGCCACCACAATGGGCACACTGGTCCCATCACTCATGACACAGAGAATGATGGCAG TGAGCAGCAAGAGCAGGGGCGGAAGGAAACTCATCGAGAGATGATGCAGGCCATGCAGGAGATGAAGAAAAGGCTGCCATCTGAGAAGCGTGGGCACAACAAGGCCAGAACCGTGGAAGCACTCAACTATGCGCTCAGCTGCGTCAAGCAAGTGCAGG CTAACAGCGAGTATCACAGGCTGCTTATGCGGAGTGGGATGGAAGCGCGAGAAGATGCCACAGTCTGCAGCCTGGAAGAGCTAGAGAGCGTCACCTCAGAGCACACCCTCAAAAATACG GGCATGTTCGTGGTGGTGTTCTCGCTAACTAGCGGCAGGATCGTCTACGTGTCGGAGCAGGCTCCCAGCATCCTTAGCTGCAGGCGGAGTTTCCTGGACTCAGTGCGATTTGTGGAGCTGTTGCACCACCAAGACGCAAACGTCTTCTACTGCCACACTGCGCAGCCCCACCTGCCACCCTGGAGCATGGGGTCCAACAGGG CCGTCCTGTACGAGTGCACTCTGGTCAAGTCCTTCTTCTGCAGGATCAG GGGCGGAAAAGACCGCGAAGGGTTGATGCGCTACAACCCGTTCCGCATCACACCGTACCTGCTGAAGGTCCAGGGCGTGGACGGGGAGCAGGGCCAGCCTTGTTGCCTAGCACTGGCCGAGCGGATACACTCAGGATATGAAG CCCCGAGGATCCCCTTGGACAAACGCATTTTCACCACCACTCACTCACCTGGCTGCATTTTCATGGAGGTGGACGACCG tgctgtgccGTTGCTAGGATACCTCCCTCAGGACCTGATTGGCACCTCCGTGCTAAGCTACCTGCACCCAGAGGACCGAACCCTCATGTTGGCCCTGCATCGAAAGA TCCTGAAGTATGCGGGCCAGCCGCCGTTTGAGCATTCTCCCATCCGCTTCCGCTGTCAGAACGGAGACTACGTCACACTGGACACCAGCTGGTCCAGCTTTGTCAACCCCTGGAGCCGCAAAGTGGCCTTTGTCATCGGCAGGCACAAAGTCCGCAC GGGACCTCTGAATGAGGAAGTGTTTGCCATTCAGGACAAAGCAGAGGATCTCGCTGACCACGATGAGATCAAGGAGCTGCAGGCACAGATCTACAGACTCTTCCTGCAG CCGGTGCACAACAATGGCTCCAGCGGTTATGGCAGTATGGGCAGCAACGGCTCCCATGAGCCCAACATCAGCATGGCATCCTCCAGCGAAAGCAACGGCAACGCGTGGGAGGACACACATCGTGAGCCG gtGACACTGCAGCAGATCTGTGCAGACATAAATAAGGTGAAGAGCTGGGGTCAGCAGGTGTACCTGGATTCTCGACGCAAACTTCACCCCATGGGGAGAATTATTTCTG AAGGTCCTggagctcctcctcctcccacctcccaGCCAATGGAGAGCAGAGTTAGCCATGCCCCTTCTCACAAAGACTCGAGGAAGCAGCCGCACATTCCGTCCTATCAGCAGATCAACTGTGTTGACAGCATCATGAG GTACCTGGAGAGCTACAAAGTTCCACCGCTGAAGCGAAAGAGCGAGTCTCTGTCCATCgctacctcttcctcttcctcagaggAAGACAAGATGCCCAATCCCGCTGTGTCCAGCTCGCTACGCCCTGAAG AAGTGACGATGCTGGACGCACCAGCTGGTGACGCCTCGGCGGTGATGGCAGCCAGCACGGCAGGCGCAGTGGTGGGCGCCCCCCTGACCGACCTCAGCCTGTCCACCAAGGCGCTGAGCGTGATGTCGGTCACCAGCCAGTGCAGCTACAGCAGCACCATCGTGCACGTGCCACAGCCCGAGTCTG AGGTGACGGCCCTGGAGGACGCGCCGATGGGCAGCGAGCCGGccgaccccacccccccgccgcCCCGCGCTCAGGCCAGCTCGGCGGTGGCGTCGGAGGAGCTCCGCCTGGTGGGGCTGACAAAGGAGGTGCTGGCAGCGCACACGCAGAAGGAGGAGCAGGACTACGTGGACCGCTTCCAGCACCGCATCCTGCAGAGCCCCTACAGCTGCTACCTGCAGCAGGACGACAGCAGCCACGCCCACTCGCAGCACCGCG GTAACTACGCCGTCAGGCCAGAGGGGGGCGGTGTCACAAGGAGAGGCAGGAACAGGGGACCCAAAGCAAAGCGTCACAGGATGAATCAGTCATCTGACAGCTACGTCTCCCCTCCCGAGAGGCCCAACGTGGCCCCTGTGCCCCCTCTGTGCCAGACCTGGCCCCGTCCCGAGTCCACACAGCCCCGGCCCCTCCTCTACCCCTTCCAGCCCCCAGGCTTCACGGCGGCAGGGCCACAGTGGAGGGGCTCTGTGCCCTCTGCTCCCATGACCTCCCTCCACCCGGGCGTCCCCCCCAGCAGCATGCCCTGTGGCCTTCCGTTGGATCCAGGCATGCACGGTGTGCAGACAGGGCAGGTGCCTGGTGCACCGCCCCCGCAAGGAGCCGGATCTTACATGACACCCATCATGGCTGTGATCCTGCCCAACGTCCCCACCTATCCCGGCTTCCCCATGTACTCCCAGGGTGTAACCCCACTggcccctgccccgcccctcctcccccaaccCTTCAATCCCTCATCCTTTGGCCCCACCTCCTTCCCCATGACCCAGCCTCTTCAGTCCGCTCCCCAGGCGCCCCCTTCTCCGCCGCCGCCCTCCTCCCCCAGACCCCCCTCGGTGGACGAGGACTCGCCCCAGCCGACCCACCTCTTCTCCAGCTCTCGCTCCAGctcccccctgcagctgaaTCTCCTTCAGGAGGAGCTGCCAAAGCCTGCGGACAGCCAGGGTggggcaggcagagaggagggccTGCTGGAGCCGCGCACCAAGGGG GAGGGTGCTCCCAATGATCCCAACCACGACACCCAGTCCACCTCCAGCgagctgctggacctgctgctgcaggaggacgCCCGCTCCGGCACCGGCTCCAACGCCTCCGGCAGCGGGTCCGGTGAGTCCGGGGGCTCCCTTGGCTCAGGGTCCAACGGGTCCGGGTCCAACGGCACCTCCACCAGCCACACAG gtagcagcaacagcagcaaataCTTCGCCAGCAACGATTCCTCGCATACGTCCCAGCAAGTTGGCGGAGAGCAGGGGGACCAGGTGGCCCAGGCAGCCCAGGACCGGGCCAACTTTGAGCAGTGTGTGGAGAACTCGCTGTGGAGCCTGATTCAGAACACACCAGAGCCTGTCATGATGACCTACCAGATCAGCCCCAG ggacCAGGCTGAGGTTCTAAAGGAGGACCGGGAGAAGCTGATGCTCCTGGAGCCTCTGCAGCCTGTGTTTacagaggagcagaagaagGAGCTGGCAGAGGTGCACCCCTGGatccagcagcacagcctgcCCCAGGAGATCGACACACAG GGCTGTGTGAGCTGTAACCAAGCAGCTAACTCTCCTCACGCTCTGAGACCTGACGCCTCCTGCCCCCTGGACTGCCCCCCGCTGGACCCCAGCCCTGACACCTGA